The genomic region TGATATGTGGTCTGTGAATGATATCATTACGTATAAAAGGGAAATTATGgctgatgaagattttTTGCTGGTATAAATTCATTGTTGATGTATCCAGATTTGGAAACCAAATCAAAATTACGCACGTCAATAATCACCAAGCAGCAACTTAAATATACTGATAAACAATTTAAACATGGTCATTAAGTTATGCACTTTCCAGCAGAATTGAACCCTGGGgtaatttctttgttggCGGTGCATCACAGAAATTCCTCGAACGTTTCAACTGATGCTCGATGTGTTTGCTATAAACAATTCCAACAAGCAAATAGGTACCGATTTGCACAAATAATTAAAAGAAGGCAAACAGTGCCTCATTTTCACACTGTGTTTGAGTATCGATTAGAATGTCGGTATAATAATTCCACCGATCTTATCATAGCTTtattgtttcattttcctATTTCTTGGACATTTTGAGGTTTGTACCGGAACTTTGCATGTTTCATGTCAATATTGCCCAAAAAACACGCTGGAAgggaaaaaggaaaatgatTTGATCACAAACAATTCAACATTGTTTCAAAAGATCCGTTACTGGGTGAACCAGGATATAACCACGCCGTGATAATCTGAAACAAGCCATTAAGATCATCAACATTTGCCTTTATATATAGAGCACCAGGAATGCTTTGAGCCGTTCGATACAAATGTTAGCAACCCTACTTCTCGAGAGGTGATACTTGCAGTTGGTATTTATGTGGATTGTACGTTACTGCAAAACCAAGAACTGACAACTTCGAATTTATTCAGACGTAAAGACTGTTGGCTTCGCTTCACGAATTAAAGGGGGGTTTAGCTGTATTTATACCAGGAGGTATATGCATGTTGTACTGTCGCGCTCTTTgttatttttgatttactTCTTCTTATGAATAGATAATATGGTCTCGGAGtcaaataaaaaggaaaaaacGCTGCATGAATTGTTTTCTAATAGCTTCGACCGCTCACCCGATGGCTCAATATTAACTCATGAACTGAAAACAGTATTTTCTATTATGATAATATGTCTTCCGCTGGAGGAAAAACCAAGATCAAGTAGCAATCGACTCTTGAATTTCGCTAAGAAAAGTTTTCCGTTCACATTTTCAATTACGGAGGCTATTGATCTACTACAGGAGCTGGAGCTTAATGTGGAAATGAATTCCACTAGTATCTACATCAGTTATTCCATCAAACCAGAACTGGGATACCAGCTATTGAACACTTTTATGAAAGCTAAATTACTACATACACCTGCGGATAAGACAAGAAGTCGGCCAAAAGAGAACATTCTTTTGCAGCCGACTCCTAAAGGGGTGGCCGTAACGTGTGATTATGCCAGGAAGTTTGCATTGAAAGAGCTGCCTCCAATATTAACTTCAAACTTCAATACgatgaatcttttcaagtTCGAGCGAAATACGTTAGATGATTCTGTCATTCAAAGCGAATACTTCATAAATCTATTGTTCAACAAGGTCATGGGTCCAAAACCTAATATATGGTCCCCAAAAAATCCAACAGATAAAATTCCTAAGCTCTCTGACTTATTGGATCAAAGAAGCTCAGATgttttctcatttgaaaatgtgTCACCAGACTTCGCCGTAAACGAGCTTGGTGAAAACCCTAAAAATAATGTTTCAGGAAATTCACAGTCTCAACATACTGAAAACAATCTACATTCGTTAAACTCTCGACaacttgaagatgaggacAGAGAATCTCCGTTTGCATATagatttttttcaaatccaGATTCTGACTCTCACATTCAATATTATGTGAGTGATTGTGGGCTTCGATTGTTCGGGAACAAAACTTTTGGAAAAGGAATGTTTATTGACTACTGTTTCACCACAAAAGCCCTTTGGCAATGGTTGATGGAATGTACTGATATAATGTACCCTAAAGAATGTGTTGCAGTTGCAGCACTCTTTCTGAAATACGGCCTAATTACACCAATCTTATTACCTCCCAGTCAAAACAGCAAGAAAAAGTttctaatttcaaaaacAGCACACTATACATTGACCCAAGCCGGTTGGGACGTAATTCAATGGGGAGTAGATGGGCTACCCAAGATTCCGCATTTCATGGACGGGGTTAAAATCGGAACGGATACTGAGAATTATGGCGGCGTTAATTGCAGCGTAAAACTCTCCAGTCGTTCACTCCCAGGTAATTCTCAGCTCAAAAGCGGACATGATTTTGGAACCAAAAATGTAATGGTGTCGAACTATGATGTAAGCTCGGATTCAAGTTCGAGCTCAGGTACTGGGGACGATAATTATAATCCTGACGGTTTAAAGTTGCTGTCTCTCAAACAAATTCTGGCTGATCCTGGGATGCGATATCTTTTTAGAGAGCATCTTTGCAAAGACATGTGTGCAGAAAACCTAGACGTATACTTTGAAATAACGAAGTTTTTAAAAAGAATGTCGGTTCTGCGAAAACTCATTGAGTCTCGAAACCAGAGCGAACACAATAAGATGGATCTAAGGGAATGGAAAACTGGTGGTAGTACTAAACTGAAAGATACAATTCAATCAGCTCTTTTAAAACAAACTAGCGAATGCCTTTCGCTGGTTTACCATATTTACTCCTCTTATATTGCACTGGGGTCTCCGTATCAACTTAATATTGATCATAACGTTAGAGAAACAATTACTGGAATAATATTCCACCCTCAGTCTCCAACTAAAACTGCGTTCGACACTTCAGGCAAGGAAAATTGTTCAAGAGCCATTTCGGATGCATCTGTTAATAGACCCTTAAGCCTCGATCCTGCTGCCCGGAAGAAATGCGTGGAGCATAAAGTACAATCCCATAGTAACACGTCAATGCCATTGGCGCCGACACCTCTTAATAAGGGTACTGAGTCATACGTCATTATTCATGCTATATCAATGTTGAAGGATTTGTATCAGTTACTGGAAAAAATCAGAAATACCGTATTTATCATGATGAAGAACGACTCTTTGCCCAAATTCCTGGCAACAGAATCGTATAGGGACGCAATTTCATTAATAACTGCTAACAAGTAGAACCTAGGCATTTCATCATGAAGAATAAAGATATTCATCTTGCAAAAGAATGTGGCCTTTTCTaccaagaaaatggaaCATTAATGTGAcaatatatacatatagACATATATAAAATCATTTAGTTAATTTACAGATTAAGCGATTGGTTCAAGAGTGGTACCCTTCTTGATAGTAGCCCAACCAATTAAACGCCAATGCTTTTCGATACGTCTAGATAATGCAATCTTTTCATTAACTTCTGTACATGCAGGGGAAGTTAATTGTAATCTTGCCATATCGGCTTTGACGGCAACCACACGGGCACCAGTAGCGGTGGAACCGATGTTCACCATTAAAACTTCATTTGGCTCTAACTTTCTAACCTTTGCTTGTTTTTGACCATCGGTCTTTACACCTAATAGACGACGCAATAGGAAGTAGTTAATTTCGATATCGGTGTAGATAGATGGCAAATGGCCCTTAGCACCAACGACTTGACCCACTAGACGATCTGCTCTACATAACGTTGGATCGACCTTAGTACCAACACCAATCAAACCACCTGGAACGGCGAATTTTAGGTCGTTGTGTTCAGCAAATAGGGAAACGATATTGGAGAAAATTGGCTTACATTGAATCTTACCATGATCATCTTTAGTGACGATACCTGGTCTAATTTCGATCTCATCGCctaatttgaaaacaccaGTCAAAATGGAACCACCGGCAACACCACCCTTCAAATCTTCGATTTCGGCACCTGGCTTGTTAACATCAAAGGAACGAATGACAATCAATCTCGGAGACGCTAAGAAGTCTCTTTGAGGAACAGGAATACTTTTCACGATGAATTCATTCACAGCATCAATGttatatttcaattgggCTGAGATTGGAACGATTGGAGCACCATCAGCGATGGTACCTCTAataaatttcaaaatagATTTTTGATGTTCCAGAGCAGAGTCTTCTCTCATTAGATCGACTTTGTTCTGTAAAATG from Kluyveromyces lactis strain NRRL Y-1140 chromosome D complete sequence harbors:
- the SST2 gene encoding GTPase-activating protein SST2 (similar to uniprot|P11972 Saccharomyces cerevisiae YLR452C SST2 Protein involved in desensitization to alpha-factor pheromone member of the RGS (regulator of G-protein signalling) family GTPase-activating protein); this encodes MVSESNKKEKTLHELFSNSFDRSPDGSILTHELKTVFSIMIICLPLEEKPRSSSNRLLNFAKKSFPFTFSITEAIDLLQELELNVEMNSTSIYISYSIKPELGYQLLNTFMKAKLLHTPADKTRSRPKENILLQPTPKGVAVTCDYARKFALKELPPILTSNFNTMNLFKFERNTLDDSVIQSEYFINLLFNKVMGPKPNIWSPKNPTDKIPKLSDLLDQRSSDVFSFENVSPDFAVNELGENPKNNVSGNSQSQHTENNLHSLNSRQLEDEDRESPFAYRFFSNPDSDSHIQYYVSDCGLRLFGNKTFGKGMFIDYCFTTKALWQWLMECTDIMYPKECVAVAALFLKYGLITPILLPPSQNSKKKFLISKTAHYTLTQAGWDVIQWGVDGLPKIPHFMDGVKIGTDTENYGGVNCSVKLSSRSLPGNSQLKSGHDFGTKNVMVSNYDVSSDSSSSSGTGDDNYNPDGLKLLSLKQILADPGMRYLFREHLCKDMCAENLDVYFEITKFLKRMSVLRKLIESRNQSEHNKMDLREWKTGGSTKLKDTIQSALLKQTSECLSLVYHIYSSYIALGSPYQLNIDHNVRETITGIIFHPQSPTKTAFDTSGKENCSRAISDASVNRPLSLDPAARKKCVEHKVQSHSNTSMPLAPTPLNKGTESYVIIHAISMLKDLYQLLEKIRNTVFIMMKNDSLPKFLATESYRDAISLITANK
- the GCD11 gene encoding translation initiation factor eIF2 subunit gamma (highly similar to uniprot|P32481 Saccharomyces cerevisiae YER025W GCD11 Gamma subunit of the translation initiation factor eIF2 involved in the identification of the start codon binds GTP when forming the ternary complex with GTP and tRNAi-Met), which gives rise to MSDLQNQEPSIVINGDLNDEPIDTFEVEEEEQVFDEVKPKKTVTFSGIDDVEADEERRKREFEEGGGLPEQPTNPDFSKLNPLSPEIINRQATINIGTIGHVAHGKSTVVRAISGVQTVRFKDELERNITIKLGYANAKIYKAEDPECPEPDCYKSFRSDKEVAPKVDLPGYSGRYKLVRHVSFVDCPGHDILMSTMLSGAAVMDAALLLIAGNESCPQPQTSEHLAAIEIMKLKHVIILQNKVDLMREDSALEHQKSILKFIRGTIADGAPIVPISAQLKYNIDAVNEFIVKSIPVPQRDFLASPRLIVIRSFDVNKPGAEIEDLKGGVAGGSILTGVFKLGDEIEIRPGIVTKDDHGKIQCKPIFSNIVSLFAEHNDLKFAVPGGLIGVGTKVDPTLCRADRLVGQVVGAKGHLPSIYTDIEINYFLLRRLLGVKTDGQKQAKVRKLEPNEVLMVNIGSTATGARVVAVKADMARLQLTSPACTEVNEKIALSRRIEKHWRLIGWATIKKGTTLEPIA